The following are encoded together in the Capsulimonas corticalis genome:
- the ald gene encoding alanine dehydrogenase, whose product MNIGVVREIKNNENRVAVVPSGVESLVRAGHTVTVEAGAGLGTSIQDSEYAAAGGTLVPTAEEVWAVADIVVKVKEPQAQEWPLFKPGQTLFTYYHFAASRELSEAMVERGGVCIAYETVEDKRHTLPLLTPMSEIAGKMAVQEAAKYLEKPQGGRGILLGGVPGVPAAHVVILGGGVVGINSAKIAAGMGANVTIMDIDLERLRYLDDVLPANVTTFFSNPLHIREILPTADVVIGAVLIKGEKAPVLVSVADLQRMKPGSVIVDVAVDQGGCIESMHPTTHAVPVFTVDDVIHYGVANIPGAVPASSTYALTNATFPYLLALANKGVKQALRDDAGLALGLSVADGKMFLPTVAQAFDLPQGSAAAWIAG is encoded by the coding sequence TTGAATATCGGAGTCGTTCGCGAGATAAAGAATAACGAAAACCGTGTCGCCGTCGTTCCGTCGGGCGTGGAGAGCCTGGTCCGCGCGGGCCATACCGTCACCGTGGAGGCGGGCGCGGGGCTTGGCACCAGCATTCAGGACTCCGAGTACGCCGCCGCCGGCGGGACGCTGGTTCCCACGGCGGAGGAAGTGTGGGCCGTCGCGGATATCGTCGTCAAGGTGAAAGAGCCTCAGGCGCAGGAATGGCCGCTCTTCAAGCCCGGTCAGACGCTGTTCACGTACTATCACTTCGCCGCATCACGCGAGCTTTCCGAAGCGATGGTGGAGCGCGGCGGCGTCTGCATCGCCTACGAGACGGTGGAGGATAAACGCCATACCCTGCCCCTGCTGACTCCGATGTCCGAGATCGCGGGCAAGATGGCGGTGCAGGAAGCGGCGAAGTATCTGGAGAAGCCTCAGGGCGGCCGGGGAATTCTGCTGGGCGGCGTGCCGGGCGTGCCGGCGGCCCATGTGGTAATTCTGGGCGGCGGCGTGGTGGGGATCAACTCCGCGAAGATCGCGGCGGGCATGGGCGCGAACGTGACGATCATGGATATCGATCTGGAGCGCCTGCGCTACCTGGACGACGTTCTGCCGGCGAATGTGACGACCTTTTTCTCCAACCCACTGCACATTCGCGAAATCCTGCCGACGGCCGATGTGGTGATTGGCGCCGTGCTGATCAAAGGCGAAAAGGCCCCGGTCCTGGTGTCCGTCGCCGACTTGCAGCGCATGAAACCCGGCTCGGTCATCGTGGACGTCGCGGTCGATCAAGGCGGCTGTATTGAATCGATGCACCCCACCACCCACGCCGTCCCGGTCTTCACCGTGGACGACGTCATTCACTACGGCGTCGCCAACATCCCCGGCGCCGTCCCCGCCTCTTCGACCTACGCGCTGACTAACGCAACCTTCCCCTACCTGCTCGCCCTTGCGAACAAAGGCGTGAAGCAAGCGCTACGCGACGACGCCGGCCTCGCGCTCGGCCTGAGTGTCGCCGACGGCAAGATGTTCCTCCCAACCGTCGCGCAGGCATTCGACCTGCCGCAGGGCTCGGCGGCGGCGTGGATCGCGGGATAA
- a CDS encoding ABC transporter permease encodes MPLGFVIILSVFLIASVVTIVNSIDLTVLTIYNYTRVFTPIIPRSGHLHVSAPIQKQVRAYPETDRVIDNSSFFFNINTVFGRVPFACFGVSDDDRNYLIARGHDRLTSGRLPIAGEPEAIISEGIARNRKVKLGDVIASPTDTGALVSVPEPVHVVGILSGPTWCAFTSKEFTDNALPLVPHSLLVTTRSGNQSDQVAFGDKLFRSLDKVQTQVFSFNSLVKDLRTSLASMYMIMGLVNGMVIFVVALMAGMLSNIYFTQRISEFAVLSAIGLRRSILIWHAISETAILTSIGWILGVIVNFSILSVLRGSVFEPRGMLINPGDLFAYAYTLPIPVCITLFAVATITYRLSRLDPVTIIERR; translated from the coding sequence TTGCCTCTCGGCTTCGTGATCATCCTGTCGGTGTTTTTGATCGCATCTGTTGTGACGATTGTCAACTCAATCGACTTGACTGTCTTGACGATCTACAATTACACACGCGTGTTCACCCCGATTATACCGCGCTCGGGGCATCTCCATGTGAGCGCTCCGATCCAGAAGCAAGTCCGCGCTTATCCAGAGACCGATCGGGTCATCGATAACAGCTCGTTCTTCTTCAATATCAATACGGTTTTCGGCCGCGTGCCGTTCGCCTGCTTCGGCGTTTCCGACGACGACCGGAATTACCTGATCGCGCGGGGGCACGACCGGCTGACCAGCGGCCGCCTGCCCATCGCCGGCGAGCCCGAGGCGATTATCTCCGAGGGGATCGCCCGGAACCGTAAGGTCAAACTCGGCGATGTGATCGCCAGTCCCACGGATACAGGGGCGCTTGTCAGCGTTCCGGAGCCGGTCCACGTCGTCGGGATCCTTTCGGGGCCGACCTGGTGCGCGTTTACGTCGAAGGAATTCACGGACAACGCGCTGCCGCTCGTGCCGCACTCGCTGCTGGTGACGACGCGCAGCGGAAATCAAAGCGATCAGGTCGCGTTCGGAGATAAGCTGTTTCGATCTCTGGACAAAGTGCAGACCCAGGTCTTTTCGTTCAACTCGCTGGTGAAGGATCTGCGAACATCTCTCGCCTCCATGTATATGATCATGGGGCTTGTGAACGGCATGGTGATCTTTGTCGTCGCGCTGATGGCCGGCATGCTGTCCAATATCTACTTCACGCAGCGGATCAGCGAGTTCGCCGTTCTCTCGGCGATCGGGCTGCGGCGCAGTATTCTGATCTGGCACGCCATCTCGGAAACGGCGATTTTGACCAGCATCGGCTGGATCCTCGGCGTCATCGTCAACTTCAGTATTCTGAGCGTGCTGCGCGGCAGCGTCTTTGAACCGCGCGGGATGCTGATCAACCCGGGCGATCTATTCGCGTATGCTTACACGCTGCCGATTCCGGTGTGCATCACGCTGTTCGCGGTGGCGACGATTACCTATCGCCTGTCCCGCCTGGACCCGGTGACGATTATTGAAAGGCGATGA
- a CDS encoding ABC transporter ATP-binding protein, which translates to MTDLLTTDKISLVYTDGERNTYALRDVSIEIPDRKFIGIMGPSGSGKSSLLYILSGLKRPTGGEVRLKDYAYGGRPDRELVDLRRTRFGFVFQQPYLLVWQTAMENVLMGAPELHEEARRKAQTYFDQLGIARLQNKLPSQLSGGEKQRVCVARAMMNDPEIIFADEPTASLDHTNGRLVIDLLSAYRERGTVIVVTHDPEMLTGADTVLMMRDGESQGWVTPDQLAEVGAKSKTISLGER; encoded by the coding sequence TTGACCGATTTGCTGACGACCGACAAAATTTCTCTGGTCTATACCGACGGCGAGCGAAACACTTATGCGCTTCGCGACGTTAGCATAGAGATACCTGACCGAAAGTTCATTGGGATTATGGGGCCTTCGGGCTCGGGCAAGTCCTCGCTGCTGTATATTTTGAGCGGATTGAAGCGTCCGACGGGCGGCGAGGTCCGATTGAAGGACTATGCATACGGCGGACGCCCGGATCGGGAACTGGTGGACCTGCGCCGCACGCGCTTCGGCTTCGTCTTCCAACAGCCCTACCTCCTGGTGTGGCAGACGGCGATGGAGAACGTGCTGATGGGCGCGCCGGAGCTTCATGAAGAAGCGCGGCGCAAGGCGCAGACCTATTTCGATCAGCTCGGCATTGCGCGACTGCAAAACAAACTGCCGTCTCAGCTCTCGGGAGGCGAGAAGCAGCGCGTCTGCGTCGCCCGCGCGATGATGAACGATCCGGAGATCATCTTCGCCGACGAGCCGACGGCGTCCCTGGACCACACTAACGGCCGTCTGGTAATCGATTTGCTCTCGGCCTATCGCGAGCGTGGAACGGTGATCGTCGTCACGCACGACCCCGAAATGCTGACCGGAGCGGACACGGTGCTGATGATGCGCGATGGCGAAAGCCAGGGCTGGGTGACCCCCGACCAGCTCGCGGAGGTTGGCGCCAAGAGCAAGACGATTTCTTTGGGTGAGCGTTGA